A region of the Motilibacter aurantiacus genome:
ACAGCGCGAACGGCCGGTACGGCATCCCCGCCGCCAACCCGTTCGTCGGGCAGGCGGGCGCCCTGGGCGAGATCTTCGCCATCGGCATGCGCGACCCGCACCGGTTCAGCTGGGACCCGGGCGGCAGGAAGCGCATGTTCATGGGCCACATCGGCGAGAAGGACCTCGAGGCCGTGTACGACGTGCGTGCCGGCGACGACCTCGGCTGGCCGCAGCGCGAGGGGCCGTTCCGCTACGACAAGACCGACCGCTGCAACCTCTACAGCCTGCCCGAGGACGACGAGTCCTACGGCTTCACCTACCCGGTCGCCGCGTACGACCACGACCCGCCGCCCGGCTACTCCTGCACCGCGGACGTCGGCCATGCGGTCAGCGGCGGCTACGTCTACCGGGGGAAGAAGCTCGGCAAGCTGGGCGGGACGTACATCTTCGGCGACCTCGTCGACGGCCGGATCTTCTACACCGAGGAAGCGAAGATGGTGCGCGGCAGCGGGGAGCTGGCGCCGATGCACGAGCTCGCCGTGTTCACGACGGACGGGCGCGAGACGTCCATGCCGATCCTCGCCGGCGACAACCGCGTGGACCTGCGGTTCGGCCGGGACGCGGAGGGCGAGCTCTACCTGATCGCGAAGGCCAACGGGAAGGTGTGGAAGGTCGTCGGCGTCCAGCGCCTCGAGCGCGACGCGGTGGTGCACCCGAACGTCGCGCGTGACCTGCAGGCGTATTACGACTTCGAGCACCCCGTCGCCGGTGACTCGGCGAAGGAGGACGACCAGGGGCTGTCCGGCACGGACATCGCCCTGGTCAACGGGGGCGACGACATGCGCATGCGCGACGGTGCCTTCCGCGCGAGCCGGAACTCCCTGCAGGTGCAGCAGGCCGACCCGGCCGCGGGACGGGGGGCCTGGAAGGCCGGCGTCTACTCGCCCACCGGCGTCCCCTCGCTGCGCGCCTTCAACGCGGTGCAGAGCACCACGGTCATGGGATGGTTCAAGATGACCGGCGAGGGGCCGAGCCCGAACACCAACACCCCGAACCCGGACGACTACTACAACGCCATCGGCCTGGCAGGCGTGCTGACCGGCAACTCCGACGGTCATGCGGTCCGCGCGCTGCTCGAGCTCATCGACGTCAACGGCACCCTGCGGCTGGTCGCGCTGGGGCGCCGGGTCGACA
Encoded here:
- a CDS encoding PQQ-dependent sugar dehydrogenase, whose translation is MRKPKHLIPAAAVAAAALLVPVTAASSGAAPDVSAAASVVLTDPVPEEAAAPRLGLVVEEFAQFPKSEPVPAPTDVRLMRHARINNLAEVRDGSGRLYVPDLNGSLYMLDDDGEPWEYLDVREAVGADFFSGRGLGQGFGFAAFHPAFGANGLFYTVHTEAFGALTTKTPDLTPQRGTIFHGVITEWRATDPAADVFSGTRREVLRLGFGGQIHGIQQIDFNPNATPRDDDYGLLYIAAGDGGLGAAVGNDDPQDLAVPHGKILRVDPLGRDSANGRYGIPAANPFVGQAGALGEIFAIGMRDPHRFSWDPGGRKRMFMGHIGEKDLEAVYDVRAGDDLGWPQREGPFRYDKTDRCNLYSLPEDDESYGFTYPVAAYDHDPPPGYSCTADVGHAVSGGYVYRGKKLGKLGGTYIFGDLVDGRIFYTEEAKMVRGSGELAPMHELAVFTTDGRETSMPILAGDNRVDLRFGRDAEGELYLIAKANGKVWKVVGVQRLERDAVVHPNVARDLQAYYDFEHPVAGDSAKEDDQGLSGTDIALVNGGDDMRMRDGAFRASRNSLQVQQADPAAGRGAWKAGVYSPTGVPSLRAFNAVQSTTVMGWFKMTGEGPSPNTNTPNPDDYYNAIGLAGVLTGNSDGHAVRALLELIDVNGTLRLVALGRRVDTGASRTYAANADWRTLLPQGEWVHLAATFDFDSGAMALYRNGKPIPGSYTAAGNPWQGTGPRPYLTSPTDPRGIKIGGSFPQDLSERNPCNCRMDSLMFLDRALTKVEVGQQYRRMTEYGR